In Nomascus leucogenys isolate Asia chromosome 6, Asia_NLE_v1, whole genome shotgun sequence, one DNA window encodes the following:
- the C6H15orf61 gene encoding uncharacterized protein C15orf61 homolog: protein MEALRRAHEVALRLLLCRPWSSRAAALPKPSASEVLTQHLLQRRLPHWTSFCVPYSAVRNDQFGLSHFNWPVQGANYHVLRTGCFPFIKYHCSKAPWQDLARQNRFFTALKVVNLGIPTLLYGLGSWLFARVTETVHTSYGPITVYFLNKEDEGAMY, encoded by the exons ATGGAGGCCCTGCGGAGGGCCCATGAGGTCGCGCTCCGCCTGCTGCTGTGCAGGCCGTGGTCCTCGCGCGCCGCCGCCCTCCCCAAGCCCAGCGCCTCGGAGGTGCTGACGCAGCACCTGCTGCAGCGGCGCCTGCCGCACTGGACCTCCTTCTGCGTGCCCTACAGCGCCGTCCGCAACGACCAGTTCGGCCTCTCGCACTTCAACTGGCCGGTGCAGGGCGCCAACTACCACGTCCTGCGTACCGGCTGCTTCCCCTTCATCAAGTACCACTGCTCCAAGGCTCCCTGGCAGGACCTGGCCCGGCAGAACCGCTTCTTCACGGCGCTCAAGGTCGTCAACCTCG GTATTCCAACTTTATTATATGGACTTGGCTCCTGGTTATTTGCCAGAGTCACAGAGACTGTGCATACCAGTTATGGACCCATAACAGTTTATTTTCTCAATAAAGAAGATGAAGGTGCCATGTATTGA